Part of the Paenibacillus sp. YPG26 genome, TACCGCCAATTACGCAGCCATTGGCAACCAGTGAATTGTTGACACTCGCGCTATCGAGATATTTTGTTGGTGCCTCATACTTTATTTTCGTATTTACAGGCCGTTCTTTGAATAGATTAGTGTAATTTTTTGGACACAGCAGCTCAAGACTGTTCTTATAGTAGCTCTCCACCGAGTTAATAACGGCATGGTATCCTTTATATTCATAGGCGGCAATTTTCAGGTTATGATGATTTTTTTGGATAGCATCCCGGAAAAAGTAGCTGTCCCCGTGTGCAATACAATGTCTTACCTGCTCCAGGAAGAACTTCTTCTCCATAATGAACATCTCCATGTAGATGTTGGAATGGTCTTTCTCATGGTGGATGTTGCTGACAAAACCGTCACCGTTAACCTCAAGCCGCAGGCAAGGATCATGCTCCGGTTCAAGCTGATCTACCTTGGTGTAGATCAGAGTGACATCGGCCCCTTTCTCCTTGTGATAATTAAAAGCATCACAGAAGTCCACCTTGCTCAGATGCTGGCTTCCGGAATGTAGGATGTATTTAGCCTTGCCGCGGTTGAAGAAATCCAGATTGTTGCGCAGATGCTGTAAATCGCCATGCGAAGTATCGGAGCTATCGTTCCAGTCAGGCGGGAGTACGAAGAGACCTCCCCTTTTCCGATCCAGATCCCAAGGTCTTCCCTCACCCAAATGGTCCATTAGGGAGCGGTATTTACGCCTTACGAAGACTGCGATATCTTTCATCTCGGCATTGGCCATATTGGAGAGCACAAAGTCAATCAACCGGTATCTCCCCGCAAAAGGTACAGCAGCCCCGCACCGGTAGTAGGTTAACTCATTCAGCAGATCAAGCTCATGATCGAGATTAATAACGCCCATTAAATCGGACATGGGAACACCGCCTTTATTTAATTATTGGTCGATACCGAAGCTTCTTGTTCTTGCAGCTCAGAGAGTTCTTCATCCGTAATTAGGAGGATTTCATCTTCATCAGGGCGATCCACGCCAAGAGCGGTG contains:
- the glgD gene encoding glucose-1-phosphate adenylyltransferase subunit GlgD translates to MSDLMGVINLDHELDLLNELTYYRCGAAVPFAGRYRLIDFVLSNMANAEMKDIAVFVRRKYRSLMDHLGEGRPWDLDRKRGGLFVLPPDWNDSSDTSHGDLQHLRNNLDFFNRGKAKYILHSGSQHLSKVDFCDAFNYHKEKGADVTLIYTKVDQLEPEHDPCLRLEVNGDGFVSNIHHEKDHSNIYMEMFIMEKKFFLEQVRHCIAHGDSYFFRDAIQKNHHNLKIAAYEYKGYHAVINSVESYYKNSLELLCPKNYTNLFKERPVNTKIKYEAPTKYLDSASVNNSLVANGCVIGGNVENSILFRGVRVQKGAKITNSIIMQKCVIGENAVIENVILDKDVVLPPDRMLVGDVKRPFVIAKSSTL